The following coding sequences lie in one Candidatus Kinetoplastibacterium sorsogonicusi genomic window:
- the minC gene encoding septum site-determining protein MinC, which translates to MNTTTQYLYSIIDFKGITLYAIKLVIYSNDINLININLRQHISKNPLFFQNESLILDLTNVNDDIDVKELLNVLKQHKLNIIGFNAIGNNYSNLIIYGIPYIDNTYINKNYNKQTSIQEPTLIINKPLRSGQKIYAKNADLVIIGMVSQGAEIIADGHIHVYGPLRGKAIAGANGNVKSCIFTTQLDAELLSISGIYNMLDNKLNKNIYNRPTLTYLYNEKLYIESI; encoded by the coding sequence ATGAATACTACTACACAATATTTATATTCAATAATAGACTTCAAAGGTATCACATTATATGCAATAAAATTAGTGATTTATTCTAATGATATTAATTTGATTAATATTAATTTAAGACAGCATATATCTAAAAATCCATTATTTTTTCAAAATGAATCTTTAATATTAGATTTAACAAATGTAAATGATGATATAGATGTAAAAGAATTACTTAATGTATTAAAACAGCATAAATTAAATATAATTGGTTTTAATGCAATAGGTAATAATTATAGTAATTTAATTATTTATGGTATCCCTTATATAGATAATACTTATATTAATAAAAATTATAATAAACAAACTAGTATTCAAGAACCTACATTGATTATTAATAAACCATTGAGATCAGGGCAAAAAATATATGCAAAAAATGCTGATTTAGTTATAATAGGAATGGTAAGCCAAGGAGCTGAAATCATTGCAGATGGTCATATTCATGTATATGGACCATTAAGGGGTAAAGCAATAGCTGGTGCTAACGGGAATGTGAAATCATGTATATTTACAACTCAATTAGACGCCGAGTTATTATCTATATCAGGTATTTATAATATGTTAGATAATAAGTTAAATAAAAATATATATAATCGTCCAACATTAACTTATTTATATAATGAAAAATTATATATTGAATCAATTTAA
- the minD gene encoding septum site-determining protein MinD: MARVIVITSGKGGVGKTTSSASFSAGLAMHGYKTVVIDFDVGLRNLDLIMGCERRVVYDFVNVINNDATLNQALIKDKLVQNLYILPASQTRDKDALTKDGVGKIINDLKNMGFEYIVCDSPAGIETGALMAAYFADDAIIVTNPEISSVRDSDRILGILSSKSKRAINNEEPIKEFLLVTRYNAKRAINGEMLSISDIEDILRINLIGIIPESENILSASNQGIPVIHMDNTDVSIAYKDLVSRYLGNDIDMKFINYEKPGILKRLFRRK, from the coding sequence ATGGCACGTGTAATTGTCATAACATCAGGAAAAGGTGGAGTAGGAAAAACTACTAGTAGTGCAAGTTTTTCTGCAGGTTTAGCTATGCATGGATATAAAACAGTAGTTATTGATTTTGATGTTGGTTTACGTAATTTAGATCTCATTATGGGATGTGAAAGAAGAGTAGTATATGATTTTGTAAATGTTATTAATAATGATGCTACACTAAATCAAGCATTAATTAAAGATAAATTAGTACAAAATTTATATATTTTACCTGCTTCACAAACTAGAGATAAAGATGCTTTAACTAAAGATGGTGTAGGAAAAATTATAAATGATTTAAAAAATATGGGTTTTGAATATATAGTATGTGATTCACCTGCAGGTATAGAAACAGGTGCTTTAATGGCTGCATATTTTGCTGATGATGCAATTATTGTTACAAATCCAGAAATTTCTTCTGTAAGAGATTCTGATAGAATATTAGGTATATTGTCTTCTAAATCAAAGCGAGCTATTAATAATGAAGAACCGATAAAAGAATTTTTGTTAGTAACACGTTATAATGCTAAAAGAGCTATAAACGGAGAAATGTTATCTATTTCAGATATAGAAGATATTTTAAGAATAAATTTAATTGGAATTATACCAGAGTCTGAAAATATCCTAAGTGCTTCAAATCAAGGTATTCCTGTTATTCATATGGATAATACTGATGTATCAATAGCATATAAAGATTTAGTATCTAGATATCTAGGAAATGATATAGATATGAAATTTATAAATTATGAAAAACCAGGCATATTAAAACGATTATTTAGAAGGAAATAA
- the minE gene encoding cell division topological specificity factor MinE: MSFLSFFLGTPKKSALLAKDRLKIILAQERSEGSIDYLPQLQKELIEVISKYIKVNPEDIKVNLERDGSLDILEVKIEMNQIK; encoded by the coding sequence ATGTCTTTTTTATCATTTTTTTTAGGTACGCCAAAAAAGTCTGCATTATTAGCAAAAGATAGATTAAAAATAATCTTAGCTCAAGAAAGATCTGAAGGATCTATTGATTATTTACCTCAATTACAAAAAGAATTAATTGAGGTAATTTCTAAATATATAAAGGTAAATCCCGAAGATATAAAAGTTAACTTAGAAAGAGATGGATCTCTAGATATTTTAGAAGTAAAAATAGAAATGAATCAAATTAAATAA
- the ettA gene encoding energy-dependent translational throttle protein EttA, whose protein sequence is MAQYIYTMNRVSKIIAGGKTILKDISLSFLPGAKIGVLGLNGAGKSTLLKIIAGIDQEIDGNINVMQGIKIGYLPQDPIIDSNITVKDFIESSVDNLFKARQELNNIYELYADPNADFDFLSSEQARLEAILSASASSGIDDLDNRIQIAADALRLPDFSKIIGYLSGGEKRRVALCGVLLSKPDLLLLDEPTNHLDAESVDWLEKFLYKFNGTVIAVTHDRYFLDNVAEWILELDRGIGIPWKGNYSSWLEQKNLRISQEENSENSRKKTILKELEWIKQNPKARQVKSKARLNKFEELVSFEYQKRNETQDIFIPVGERLGNEVLELKNINMSYNNNILIKNLNFKLPAGSIVGIIGANGTGKTTLFDIITGKIQPNSGEVILGKTVKISFANQLRDFIDSEKTVFEVLSKGSDIIKIGKFELSSRAYLSKFNFKGSDQNKKIKFLSGGERGRLHLALSLVTGGNFLLLDEPSNDLDVETLRSLEDALLEFAGNIMVISHDRWFLDRISTHILAFEGNSNITFFDGNYSEYEKYKNQLSLQKKTFKYKGLK, encoded by the coding sequence ATGGCTCAATATATATATACAATGAACCGCGTTAGCAAAATCATTGCAGGCGGTAAAACTATACTAAAAGATATATCTTTATCATTTTTACCTGGAGCTAAGATAGGCGTTTTGGGTTTAAATGGAGCAGGAAAATCAACTCTATTAAAAATCATTGCAGGTATAGATCAAGAAATAGATGGTAATATAAATGTTATGCAAGGAATAAAAATTGGTTATTTACCACAAGATCCTATTATTGATTCTAATATTACAGTAAAAGATTTTATAGAAAGTAGTGTAGATAATTTATTTAAAGCAAGACAAGAATTAAATAATATATATGAATTATATGCTGATCCAAATGCTGATTTTGATTTTCTTTCTTCTGAACAAGCAAGGTTAGAAGCAATTTTATCTGCGTCTGCTTCTAGTGGAATTGATGATTTAGATAATCGTATACAGATAGCAGCAGACGCGCTTAGACTTCCTGATTTTTCAAAAATAATAGGTTATCTTTCAGGAGGTGAAAAAAGGAGAGTAGCTTTATGTGGTGTATTGCTATCTAAACCAGATTTATTACTATTAGATGAGCCAACTAATCATTTAGATGCAGAAAGCGTTGATTGGTTAGAAAAATTTTTATACAAATTTAATGGTACTGTAATTGCGGTTACACATGATCGATACTTTTTAGATAATGTGGCTGAATGGATTTTGGAATTGGATAGAGGGATCGGTATTCCATGGAAAGGAAATTATAGTTCTTGGTTAGAGCAAAAAAATTTACGTATATCACAGGAAGAAAATTCAGAAAATTCTCGTAAAAAAACGATATTAAAAGAATTAGAATGGATTAAACAAAATCCTAAAGCTAGACAAGTTAAATCTAAAGCTCGCTTAAATAAATTTGAAGAACTTGTTTCATTTGAATATCAAAAAAGAAATGAAACTCAAGATATATTTATTCCAGTAGGTGAACGCTTAGGTAATGAAGTATTAGAATTAAAAAATATTAATATGTCATATAACAATAATATTTTAATAAAAAATTTAAATTTTAAATTACCTGCAGGTTCAATTGTTGGAATTATAGGAGCTAATGGTACTGGTAAAACTACTCTATTTGATATTATAACAGGTAAAATACAACCTAATTCAGGTGAAGTTATTTTAGGTAAAACAGTAAAAATATCATTTGCTAATCAGTTACGCGATTTTATAGATTCAGAAAAAACTGTATTTGAAGTTCTTTCAAAAGGATCTGATATTATAAAAATTGGAAAATTTGAATTATCTTCTAGAGCTTATTTAAGCAAATTTAATTTTAAAGGTAGTGATCAAAATAAAAAAATCAAATTTTTGTCAGGTGGAGAGAGAGGTAGATTACATTTAGCACTATCTTTAGTTACTGGTGGTAATTTTTTACTATTAGATGAACCATCTAATGATTTAGATGTTGAAACTTTAAGATCTTTGGAAGATGCACTATTAGAATTTGCTGGCAATATTATGGTAATTAGTCATGATAGATGGTTTTTAGATAGGATATCAACTCATATATTAGCATTTGAAGGAAATTCAAATATAACATTCTTTGATGGTAATTATAGTGAATATGAAAAATATAAGAATCAATTATCATTACAAAAAAAGACCTTTAAATATAAAGGTCTGAAATAA
- the uvrA gene encoding excinuclease ABC subunit UvrA has translation MQNSIEVYGAKQNNLKNIDISIKKNQLIVITGVSGSGKSSFALETIHAESNRLYIETFSTYIKQFLDKINRPNVTKINGLQPSIAISNKNQIKNFYHTIGSITDINMYVRLLFLHKSKLFCKKCKKLIKKYDTNLIISDLQSKYYELKNHIVFITFPIIIPENFYIEDILSVLLKIGYSRIFYKKTSKEFHVFQISDILENITNYDIKDIIYVIQYKSKLPIQIEKDHFLLENINKSLDQGKGKILIFFTNNDVINIELNYSNSLYCSNCNIHYNEVNQNCFSFHSPVGACEYCKGFGHTIEPSLDLIIPNQNLTIKEGAIKLLQIKSHEKYKNDLLKFLKKFNIPLNIPWKDLYDSQKTLILYGEKHHDTQHNFVESWENYWYGIIPFFHWLETKSYKIQIKVLLSKYKKRILCTQCKGTRIKNEFLLWRIGSKNIKLSENLNEQILDSNKILNNPNGLNINDIMSLEIFTLYKYIHYLYLHDKENETHNVYLDLLSRLQLILDFGLGYLNLNRTVNTLSSGELQKIIIIKSLGNNLTNTIFIIDEPSTGLHNSDIDKLIKNFHKLRSNNNTVIVIDNNPKIILSADTIIEIGPGPGKDGGNIVFNGDIKNFINSNTLTAQYIKKEKLIVRNIYNFQIDQLPKIIVQNICVNNLKNIKIELPIGKLTCITGISGSGKSTLINNVISKILEKSNNFICTSGIENIKKVILVDQSKVINTKKSIIATYIKVYDLIRKLFAQLSTSIAKGYTQGSFSFNTGNERCLFCNGIGYENIDIKFISDIHCICPECNGTRFQSDILNIKLENLKINKKANISEVLNMSISEAVEFFTDINILKKLRKIQDIGLGYILLGQSLTTLSDGELQRLKLITYISNINENQKDSLFIFDEPTKGLHFEDINNILSIFYDLLKFQNTIIVVEHNLDFIKISDWIIELGPGSGLNGGEVVATGKLDDIINNNVSLTGLELKKYIDYIDKSSILNQKYINNIHKKSINKINIINAYANNLKNINVKIPLGCLNVITGVSGSGKSSLAFDIIFNEGKKKYLNTISLNKFSVIKPLEKSKVQDVLGIPPTIALKQHHNIGNCKSTISTLTDIYYFFKLLYSKLGLQICNQCNKPVFSYNLEQIIAFLLKKYKNKIVIITANLVADSHVIYDNIYKKIKNYSSDYILIDNKICSASSYTSLINNTKKHTIDIIIEKILINIKNKDKIINILKDAIFISNGIINIYLNINDQNNNDLIVNKNLLLFDKCSIPIKKICLNCNILFPELTSQFFSFNSRYGWCTNCLGTGIDNNQSLENNEENLCTSCNGSRLNVKASNVTFQNVSINKISDMTIKDLFIFLGKINIKNKREKIIYSNIFKEIKHRLKFMIDMGLDYLKLNRSINTLSGGELQRVKLASYLGLNLEGICYILDEPTIGLHSIDTKKLLKALYKLIHKGNTLIVVEHDEDIIKNADHVIDIGPYAGQYGGNIIFQGNPINIKNSHNSITGKYLNKEFHHFICKKDLYKYSQKDTSIIINNINFRNLKNLNIKFLLNNLCVVTGVSGSGKSTLVNDILVKNLIIYNNKIKNFFGCKDLVMNEDIKNIIKINQSSIGKNSKSCPATYMEFWDDIRQLFSNTNQAKINGWNIKHFSFNTGEGRCKVCDGYGYIELEMIYLPNTSIECYECHGKRFSKKILEIKVHNKNIDEILNMEISDALNFFTFHKKIYNKLHILKDFGLGYLKIGQSSKTLSGGESQRLKLAYEISKFNFNKDKNINNLYILDEPTIGLSMYDVINLINILKNILKYGNSTIIVIEHNLELIYHADWIIDLGPGGGDKGGNLMFQDNLNNILYNEKYKSHTKSALIKYIKNFK, from the coding sequence ATGCAAAATAGCATTGAAGTATATGGAGCCAAACAAAATAATCTTAAAAATATTGATATTAGTATAAAAAAAAATCAATTAATAGTTATTACTGGTGTATCAGGTTCAGGTAAAAGTTCTTTTGCATTAGAAACAATTCATGCAGAAAGTAATAGATTATATATAGAAACTTTTTCAACATATATTAAACAATTTTTAGATAAAATTAATAGGCCTAATGTAACTAAAATTAATGGTTTACAACCTTCAATAGCAATTTCTAATAAAAACCAAATTAAAAATTTTTATCATACTATTGGGTCAATTACAGACATTAATATGTATGTAAGATTATTATTTTTGCATAAAAGCAAGTTATTTTGTAAAAAATGCAAAAAATTGATAAAAAAATACGATACCAATTTAATAATATCAGATTTACAATCAAAATATTATGAATTAAAAAATCATATTGTATTTATTACATTCCCAATCATTATTCCTGAAAATTTTTATATAGAAGACATTTTATCTGTTTTATTAAAAATAGGATATAGTAGAATTTTTTATAAAAAAACTTCTAAAGAATTTCATGTATTTCAAATATCAGATATTTTAGAAAATATAACAAATTATGATATTAAAGATATAATATATGTCATACAATATAAATCTAAATTACCTATACAAATAGAAAAAGATCATTTTTTGTTAGAAAATATAAATAAATCTTTAGATCAAGGAAAGGGGAAAATTTTAATTTTTTTTACGAATAATGATGTTATAAATATTGAATTGAATTATAGCAATAGTCTTTATTGTTCTAACTGTAATATACATTACAATGAAGTAAATCAAAATTGTTTTTCCTTTCATTCTCCAGTAGGTGCTTGTGAATATTGTAAAGGTTTTGGGCATACTATAGAACCAAGTTTAGACTTAATAATACCTAATCAAAATTTAACCATAAAAGAAGGTGCAATTAAGCTTTTACAAATTAAATCACACGAAAAATATAAAAATGATTTATTAAAATTTTTAAAAAAATTTAATATTCCATTAAATATACCATGGAAAGATCTTTATGATTCACAAAAAACTTTAATCTTATATGGAGAAAAACACCATGATACTCAACATAATTTTGTTGAATCTTGGGAAAATTATTGGTATGGAATAATACCATTTTTTCATTGGTTAGAAACTAAATCATATAAAATTCAAATTAAAGTTTTGCTATCAAAATATAAAAAAAGAATATTATGTACTCAATGTAAAGGAACTAGGATAAAAAATGAATTTTTATTATGGAGAATTGGTAGTAAAAATATAAAATTATCAGAAAATTTAAATGAACAAATATTAGATAGTAATAAAATTTTAAATAATCCAAATGGATTAAATATAAATGATATTATGTCTTTAGAAATATTTACATTATATAAGTATATACATTATTTATACTTGCATGATAAAGAAAATGAAACACATAATGTATATTTAGATCTTTTATCTAGATTACAGTTAATTTTAGATTTTGGATTGGGGTACTTAAATTTAAATAGAACAGTCAATACTTTATCTAGTGGTGAATTACAAAAAATTATAATTATAAAATCATTAGGCAATAATCTAACTAATACAATATTTATAATAGATGAACCTTCTACTGGTTTACATAATAGTGACATAGATAAATTAATTAAAAATTTCCATAAATTACGTAGTAATAATAATACAGTTATTGTTATTGATAATAATCCGAAAATTATTTTATCAGCTGATACAATTATAGAAATAGGTCCTGGTCCTGGCAAAGATGGTGGTAATATTGTATTTAATGGTGATATTAAAAATTTTATAAATTCTAATACATTAACAGCACAATATATTAAAAAAGAAAAATTAATAGTACGTAATATTTATAATTTTCAAATAGATCAATTACCAAAAATTATTGTTCAAAATATTTGTGTAAACAATTTAAAAAATATTAAAATTGAACTTCCTATTGGTAAACTCACATGTATTACTGGTATATCTGGATCTGGTAAATCTACATTGATCAACAATGTTATAAGCAAAATTTTAGAAAAATCTAACAATTTTATATGTACTTCAGGAATTGAAAATATCAAAAAAGTAATTTTAGTAGATCAATCTAAAGTAATTAATACAAAAAAATCGATTATTGCAACTTATATCAAAGTTTATGATTTAATTAGAAAATTATTTGCTCAATTATCAACGTCTATAGCAAAAGGATATACTCAAGGATCGTTTAGTTTTAATACTGGAAATGAAAGATGTTTATTTTGTAATGGTATTGGTTATGAAAATATAGATATAAAGTTTATATCAGATATACATTGTATATGCCCAGAATGTAATGGTACTCGTTTTCAATCTGACATCCTAAATATAAAATTAGAAAACTTGAAAATTAATAAAAAAGCTAATATATCTGAAGTATTAAATATGTCTATATCTGAAGCAGTTGAATTTTTTACAGATATTAATATTTTAAAAAAATTGAGAAAAATTCAGGATATAGGGCTAGGATATATATTATTAGGACAATCTTTAACTACATTATCTGATGGTGAATTACAAAGATTAAAGTTAATTACATATATATCTAATATTAATGAAAATCAAAAAGATAGTTTGTTTATTTTTGATGAACCTACAAAAGGCTTACATTTTGAAGATATTAATAATATATTATCAATATTTTATGATTTATTAAAATTTCAAAATACTATTATAGTAGTAGAACATAACTTAGATTTTATTAAGATTTCTGATTGGATTATAGAGTTGGGACCTGGTAGTGGATTAAATGGAGGCGAAGTTGTAGCTACTGGTAAATTAGATGATATTATTAATAATAATGTATCATTAACAGGATTAGAATTAAAAAAATATATTGACTACATTGATAAATCATCGATTTTAAATCAAAAATATATAAATAATATACATAAAAAATCAATTAATAAGATTAATATTATTAATGCTTATGCAAATAATTTAAAAAATATTAATGTTAAAATACCATTAGGATGCTTAAATGTTATTACAGGTGTTTCAGGATCAGGAAAATCTTCCTTAGCTTTTGATATCATTTTCAATGAAGGTAAGAAAAAATATTTAAATACAATAAGTTTAAATAAATTTTCTGTTATAAAACCTTTGGAAAAAAGCAAAGTACAAGATGTATTAGGTATACCTCCAACTATTGCACTAAAACAGCATCATAATATAGGTAATTGTAAATCTACAATTAGCACTTTGACTGATATTTATTATTTTTTTAAACTATTATATTCAAAATTAGGTTTACAAATTTGTAATCAATGTAATAAACCAGTTTTTAGTTATAATTTAGAACAAATTATAGCTTTTTTATTAAAAAAATATAAAAATAAAATTGTAATTATTACAGCTAATTTAGTAGCTGATAGTCACGTTATATATGATAATATATATAAAAAAATTAAAAATTATTCTTCTGATTATATATTAATTGATAATAAAATATGTTCTGCATCAAGTTATACATCTCTCATTAATAATACAAAAAAACATACTATAGACATAATAATAGAAAAAATTTTAATAAATATTAAAAATAAAGATAAAATAATTAATATATTAAAAGATGCAATATTTATAAGTAATGGTATTATTAATATATATTTGAATATAAATGATCAAAATAATAATGATTTAATAGTTAATAAAAATTTACTTTTATTTGATAAATGTTCTATACCTATAAAAAAAATATGCTTGAATTGTAATATATTATTTCCTGAATTAACTTCACAATTTTTTTCATTTAACTCGAGATATGGATGGTGTACTAATTGTTTAGGGACTGGTATTGATAATAATCAATCTTTAGAAAATAATGAAGAAAATTTATGTACATCATGTAATGGTAGTAGATTAAATGTAAAAGCATCTAATGTAACTTTTCAGAATGTTTCTATAAACAAAATATCTGATATGACGATAAAAGATTTATTTATTTTTTTAGGTAAAATAAATATAAAAAATAAACGTGAAAAAATAATATATTCCAATATTTTTAAAGAAATAAAACATAGATTAAAATTTATGATTGATATGGGTCTAGATTATTTAAAATTAAATAGATCTATTAATACTTTATCTGGTGGTGAATTACAACGTGTAAAATTAGCTTCTTACCTAGGATTAAATTTAGAAGGTATATGTTATATACTTGATGAACCAACTATTGGATTACATTCTATAGATACAAAAAAATTATTAAAAGCATTATATAAATTAATTCATAAAGGTAATACTCTTATAGTTGTAGAACATGATGAAGATATTATAAAAAATGCAGATCATGTTATAGATATTGGTCCTTATGCAGGTCAGTATGGTGGTAATATCATTTTTCAAGGGAATCCTATAAACATTAAGAATTCTCATAATTCAATTACCGGAAAATATTTAAATAAGGAATTTCATCATTTTATTTGTAAAAAAGATTTATATAAATATTCCCAAAAAGATACATCAATAATTATAAACAATATAAACTTTAGAAATTTAAAAAACTTAAATATTAAGTTTTTACTTAATAATTTATGTGTAGTGACTGGAGTTTCTGGATCTGGAAAGTCAACTTTAGTTAATGATATTTTAGTTAAAAATTTAATTATTTATAATAATAAAATAAAAAATTTTTTTGGCTGTAAAGATTTGGTCATGAACGAAGATATAAAAAATATAATAAAAATTAATCAAAGTTCTATAGGGAAAAATTCTAAATCTTGTCCTGCAACATATATGGAATTTTGGGATGATATAAGACAACTATTTTCAAATACAAATCAAGCTAAAATAAATGGCTGGAATATCAAACATTTTTCATTTAATACAGGTGAAGGTCGTTGCAAAGTTTGTGATGGATATGGATATATTGAATTAGAAATGATTTATTTGCCTAATACTAGTATTGAATGTTATGAATGTCATGGCAAAAGATTTAGTAAAAAAATTTTAGAAATTAAAGTTCATAACAAAAATATAGATGAAATATTAAATATGGAAATAAGTGATGCATTAAATTTTTTTACATTTCATAAAAAAATTTACAATAAACTTCATATTTTAAAAGATTTTGGTTTAGGATATTTAAAAATAGGGCAATCATCTAAAACTTTATCAGGCGGTGAATCTCAAAGATTAAAATTAGCATATGAAATATCTAAATTTAATTTTAATAAAGATAAAAATATAAATAATTTATATATATTAGATGAGCCTACTATTGGTTTATCAATGTATGATGTTATAAATCTTATAAATATATTAAAAAATATTTTAAAATATGGAAATAGTACTATAATAGTTATAGAACATAATTTAGAACTCATATATCATGCAGATTGGATTATAGATTTAGGTCCTGGTGGTGGAGATAAAGGTGGTAATTTAATGTTTCAAGATAATTTAAATAATATTTTATATAACGAAAAATATAAATCTCATACTAAAAGTGCATTGATAAAATATATCAAGAATTTTAAATAA
- a CDS encoding tRNA threonylcarbamoyladenosine dehydratase — MLSKNIINYDRLFSGTYRLYGNNAKNILQTLNIVVVGIGGVGSWVVESLVRSGVLNITIIDMDHISESNINRQIHATIPNLGKSKVYAMKERAQHINPNCIINCIEDFLLENNIDEILSKIKFHFLIDCTDNIKAKIAMILYAKKHNKFILSCGAAGGKDNPLLIKYSDLCYSQNDALLSKLRYELRKNFNFPKHFKKNIIRKKMNIPVIWVDQVAKIKDCNIMKKDKIIGGLSCHGYGSIITVTASMGFIAAGIILNKALLD, encoded by the coding sequence ATGTTATCTAAAAATATAATTAATTATGACAGATTATTTTCTGGAACTTATAGACTATATGGTAATAATGCTAAAAATATATTACAAACATTGAACATAGTAGTAGTTGGTATAGGAGGAGTAGGATCTTGGGTAGTAGAATCTTTAGTACGTTCTGGAGTCTTAAATATTACTATTATAGATATGGATCATATTTCAGAATCTAATATTAATAGACAAATACATGCTACTATTCCTAATCTTGGAAAATCTAAAGTATATGCAATGAAAGAAAGAGCTCAACATATTAATCCTAATTGTATAATTAATTGTATAGAAGATTTTTTATTAGAAAATAATATAGATGAAATTTTATCAAAGATAAAATTTCATTTTTTAATTGATTGTACTGATAATATTAAAGCTAAAATAGCAATGATTTTGTATGCAAAAAAACATAATAAATTTATATTGTCCTGTGGTGCTGCTGGAGGAAAAGATAATCCTTTATTAATTAAGTATAGTGATCTATGTTATTCTCAGAATGATGCATTATTATCTAAATTACGTTATGAGCTAAGAAAAAATTTTAATTTTCCTAAACATTTTAAGAAAAATATTATTAGAAAAAAAATGAATATACCTGTAATATGGGTTGATCAAGTAGCAAAAATCAAAGATTGCAATATTATGAAAAAAGATAAAATTATAGGAGGTTTATCTTGTCATGGTTATGGATCTATTATTACAGTAACTGCTTCTATGGGTTTTATAGCTGCAGGTATTATTTTAAATAAAGCATTATTAGATTAA